The following are encoded in a window of Aromatoleum petrolei genomic DNA:
- a CDS encoding response regulator, which translates to MSATRRVLIVEDEDILAENLQAYLQRACCEARVASDGASAIRLLDEFVPEVLVLDYRLPDMSGFQVLDTIRRRGATANAILMTGQPRDEVYDEAARRGIEHILFKPFPLAELSKVVCSIGPDAATRVAGVAGQYGTHALTHPDRRQHPSHRFPMRLYDGTWLFADRRHVHKAPDGRQDEGEQ; encoded by the coding sequence ATGTCAGCCACCAGAAGAGTACTGATAGTCGAAGACGAGGACATCCTCGCGGAGAACCTCCAGGCCTACCTCCAGCGTGCCTGCTGCGAGGCCCGCGTGGCGTCCGACGGCGCGAGCGCGATCCGGCTGCTGGACGAGTTCGTGCCCGAGGTGCTGGTGCTCGACTATCGGCTCCCGGACATGTCCGGCTTCCAGGTGCTCGACACGATCCGGCGGCGCGGCGCGACCGCCAACGCCATCCTGATGACGGGGCAGCCGCGCGACGAGGTGTATGACGAGGCGGCGCGACGGGGCATCGAGCACATCCTGTTCAAGCCCTTCCCGCTCGCCGAGCTGTCGAAAGTGGTGTGCAGCATCGGGCCCGACGCGGCGACGCGCGTGGCGGGCGTGGCGGGGCAGTACGGCACGCATGCCCTGACGCATCCTGACCGGCGGCAGCATCCGAGCCACCGCTTCCCCATGCGGCTGTATGACGGAACGTGGCTGTTTGCCGACCGCCGCCATGTGCACAAGGCTCCGGATGGTCGGCAGGATGAGGGCGAACAATGA
- a CDS encoding SPFH domain-containing protein yields the protein MSGSLVFVVALLIFVVVTLAKGVRILPQGEEWIVERLGKYHSTLKPGLNIIIPYLDNVAYKLVTKDIILDVQEQEVITRDNAVIVTNAIAFIKVTDPVKAVYGVTDFAEAIRNLIMTTLRSIVGEMELDEALSSRDKIKARLRESIADEAVDWGLTVKSVEIQDIKPSESMQRAMEMQAAAERERKAAVTKAEGEKQAAILEAEARLESAKRDANAQVMLAEASAEAIRRVATAIGDQPGPMMYMLGEKYIASMERMGSSQSAKLVVLPADLQETIKGLLARGKVAV from the coding sequence ATGAGCGGTAGTCTTGTATTCGTCGTCGCCCTACTCATCTTCGTCGTCGTCACGCTCGCCAAGGGCGTGCGCATCCTGCCGCAGGGCGAGGAGTGGATCGTCGAGCGCCTGGGCAAGTACCACAGCACCCTCAAACCCGGCCTCAACATCATCATTCCCTACCTCGACAATGTCGCCTACAAGCTCGTCACCAAGGACATCATCCTCGACGTGCAGGAGCAGGAGGTCATCACGCGCGACAACGCCGTGATCGTCACCAACGCCATCGCCTTCATCAAGGTCACCGATCCGGTGAAGGCGGTGTACGGCGTCACCGACTTCGCCGAGGCGATCCGCAACCTGATCATGACCACGCTGCGCTCCATCGTCGGCGAGATGGAACTCGACGAGGCGCTGTCGTCACGCGACAAGATCAAGGCGCGCCTGAGGGAGAGCATTGCCGACGAGGCGGTCGACTGGGGCCTCACCGTGAAGTCGGTGGAGATCCAGGACATCAAGCCGTCCGAATCGATGCAGCGCGCGATGGAGATGCAAGCCGCTGCGGAGCGCGAACGGAAGGCGGCGGTGACCAAGGCCGAAGGTGAGAAGCAGGCCGCGATCCTGGAGGCCGAAGCCCGCCTCGAATCCGCCAAGCGCGACGCCAATGCCCAGGTGATGCTCGCCGAAGCCTCCGCCGAGGCCATCCGCCGCGTTGCCACCGCCATCGGCGACCAGCCGGGGCCGATGATGTACATGCTCGGTGAGAAGTACATCGCCTCGATGGAGCGCATGGGCTCTTCCCAGAGTGCCAAGCTCGTCGTGCTGCCGGCCGACCTGCAGGAGACGATCAAGGGCTTGCTCGCGCGCGGCAAGGTGGCGGTCTGA
- a CDS encoding helix-turn-helix domain-containing protein, whose protein sequence is MSTTADLVATLKSELKAAGLTYAALAERLGMAESSVKRMFSASGDMPLSRIDAICRALNLDFADLARRVAEKEPLLEELSLAQETAVVSDRRLLLVAICCLSHWSAEQIVATYQMSEAEVVKQLTHLDRLGIIDLRPGNRYHLKVAKGFRWRPHGPVMQYFRGEVIDDYFAGGFDGESEMLMVVHGQIGRGLAHSFRERLARVGQDFAQQHIADQKLAPADRRPYTLVIGMRSWLMAAFRDLKRPDIAWPDAPGR, encoded by the coding sequence ATGAGCACCACCGCCGACCTCGTCGCCACGCTGAAGAGCGAGCTGAAAGCCGCGGGCCTCACCTATGCCGCGCTGGCCGAGCGCCTGGGCATGGCCGAATCCAGCGTCAAGCGCATGTTCTCGGCCAGTGGCGACATGCCGCTGTCGCGCATCGACGCGATCTGCCGCGCGCTCAACCTCGACTTCGCCGACCTCGCGCGCCGCGTCGCGGAGAAGGAGCCGCTGCTCGAGGAGCTGTCGCTCGCGCAGGAGACGGCGGTCGTGAGCGATCGCCGGTTGCTGCTGGTGGCGATCTGCTGCCTCAGCCACTGGAGCGCGGAGCAGATCGTGGCGACCTACCAGATGAGCGAGGCCGAGGTCGTGAAGCAGCTCACGCACCTCGACCGGCTCGGCATCATCGACTTGCGCCCGGGCAACCGCTACCACCTCAAGGTCGCCAAGGGCTTCCGCTGGCGCCCGCACGGGCCGGTGATGCAGTACTTCCGCGGCGAGGTCATCGACGACTACTTCGCCGGCGGCTTCGACGGCGAATCCGAGATGCTGATGGTCGTGCATGGCCAGATCGGGCGCGGCCTCGCGCACTCTTTCCGCGAGCGCCTCGCACGCGTCGGTCAGGACTTCGCGCAGCAGCACATCGCCGACCAGAAGCTCGCGCCCGCCGACCGCCGCCCCTACACCCTCGTCATCGGCATGCGCTCCTGGCTGATGGCGGCATTCCGCGACCTGAAACGCCCGGACATCGCTTGGCCCGATGCACCGGGACGTTGA
- a CDS encoding sigma-54-dependent transcriptional regulator, whose product MPNTILVVEDDEILGDNICTSLKRNGWDAQLAGSSEEALKMLAVLHPDVVLTDLNLAGITGIELIGRVREAEPDAKVILMTGDGNVQRAVEAMKAGAYDYLTKPLVLAELKLLIERALNTRRMERTLSFYQERDTRDAGVNALIGASAPMQAMKNMIRQLLEAEQHMPASELPVVLINGETGTGKELVARALHVDGTRSSGPFVEVNCASIPSHLLEVELFGHEKGAFTDARDRRAGLVEAADGGTLFLDEIGEIDLALQAKLLKLLEERTIRRLGSVKEIKVNLRIISATNRDLEQMVREGKFRSDLYFRLRIITIKVPPLRERGEDIVTLAKHYLEQHARRYGKPGLFFNDDALAVLKSYAWPGNVRELRNMLEQTVLLAAGKAITPNQLAICPGLYGTCDRDFHSLDSYCMSVPPTGVSVPEVERDLVVKMLDKTDWNVTKSARLLGLTRDMLRYRIEKLGLERPRR is encoded by the coding sequence ATGCCAAACACGATCCTGGTCGTCGAAGACGACGAGATCCTGGGCGACAACATTTGCACCAGCCTCAAGCGCAATGGCTGGGACGCGCAGCTCGCGGGCTCCTCGGAAGAGGCTCTCAAGATGCTCGCGGTGCTGCATCCCGACGTGGTCCTCACCGACCTCAACCTGGCGGGCATCACCGGCATCGAGCTGATCGGCAGGGTGCGCGAAGCCGAGCCCGACGCCAAGGTCATTCTCATGACCGGGGATGGCAACGTGCAGCGCGCGGTCGAGGCGATGAAGGCCGGCGCGTACGACTACCTCACCAAACCCCTCGTGCTGGCCGAGCTCAAGCTGCTCATCGAGCGCGCCCTCAACACCCGGCGCATGGAAAGGACCTTGTCCTTCTATCAGGAGCGCGACACGCGCGACGCGGGCGTGAATGCGCTGATCGGTGCCTCGGCCCCGATGCAGGCGATGAAGAACATGATCCGCCAGCTGCTCGAAGCCGAGCAGCACATGCCCGCGAGCGAGCTGCCGGTTGTCCTCATCAACGGCGAAACCGGCACCGGCAAGGAACTCGTCGCCCGCGCCCTGCATGTCGACGGCACGCGCAGCAGTGGCCCCTTCGTCGAAGTGAACTGCGCCTCGATCCCCTCCCATCTTCTGGAGGTCGAGTTGTTCGGCCACGAGAAGGGTGCCTTCACCGACGCGCGCGACCGCCGCGCCGGCCTGGTCGAAGCGGCCGACGGTGGCACGCTGTTCCTCGACGAGATCGGCGAGATCGACCTCGCGCTGCAGGCCAAGCTGCTCAAGCTGCTGGAGGAGCGCACCATCCGGCGCCTCGGCTCGGTCAAGGAGATCAAGGTCAACCTGCGCATCATCAGCGCCACCAACCGCGACCTCGAGCAGATGGTGCGCGAAGGCAAGTTCCGCAGCGACCTGTACTTCCGCCTGCGCATCATCACGATCAAGGTGCCGCCGCTGCGCGAGCGCGGTGAGGACATCGTCACGCTGGCGAAGCACTACCTCGAACAGCACGCCCGCCGCTACGGTAAGCCGGGCCTCTTCTTCAACGACGACGCGCTCGCCGTGCTGAAGAGCTACGCCTGGCCGGGCAACGTCCGCGAGCTGCGCAACATGCTCGAGCAGACCGTGCTGCTGGCTGCCGGCAAGGCCATCACGCCCAACCAGCTGGCGATCTGCCCGGGCCTGTACGGCACCTGCGACCGTGACTTCCACTCGCTCGACTCCTACTGCATGTCGGTGCCGCCGACGGGTGTCAGCGTCCCCGAGGTCGAGCGCGACCTCGTCGTCAAGATGCTCGACAAGACCGACTGGAACGTCACCAAGTCCGCGCGCCTGCTGGGCCTCACGCGCGATATGTTGCGCTATCGCATCGAGAAGCTGGGGCTTGAGCGCCCGCGACGCTGA
- a CDS encoding DUF2145 domain-containing protein, producing the protein MRTCTDLPRNSGRAGRAAAPPRLFARLAAVLLAVSLLATPFASGDALAGRPCTERRLTTDEFVRSLELAAHTAEALDRSGARAAVVARAGQDLREWRLRYSHLALAYRDGQTADGRGIWRVVHKLNHCGSDRASVFRHGLAEFFGEELHDYEAAIVPFETVSGAVLANRLRDNFVVADLHEPRYNMLAYPWATRYQQSNQWAIETLAHVLEPAATDRDRAQAWLRLRGYRPTTLRIDPLRRLGARVGSANIAFDDHPNARRFTDRIDTVTADSVLEWLTASGLGRERITVR; encoded by the coding sequence ATGAGGACGTGCACCGATCTGCCGCGAAATTCGGGCCGGGCTGGACGGGCCGCGGCACCACCTCGCCTGTTCGCACGTCTCGCGGCGGTACTGCTGGCCGTGAGCCTGCTCGCCACGCCCTTCGCAAGCGGCGATGCGCTCGCCGGCCGCCCCTGCACCGAACGCCGTCTGACCACCGACGAGTTCGTCCGCAGCCTCGAACTCGCCGCGCACACCGCCGAGGCGCTCGATCGCAGCGGCGCGCGCGCAGCGGTCGTCGCCCGCGCCGGCCAGGATCTGCGCGAATGGCGCCTGCGCTACTCGCACCTCGCGCTCGCCTACCGCGACGGGCAGACGGCCGACGGCCGCGGCATCTGGCGCGTCGTGCACAAGCTCAACCACTGCGGCAGCGACCGCGCGAGCGTGTTCCGCCACGGGCTAGCGGAATTTTTCGGCGAGGAGCTGCATGACTACGAGGCCGCGATCGTGCCCTTCGAGACGGTGAGCGGCGCGGTGCTCGCGAACCGCCTGCGCGACAACTTCGTCGTCGCCGACCTGCACGAGCCGCGCTACAACATGCTCGCCTACCCGTGGGCGACACGCTACCAGCAGAGCAACCAGTGGGCGATCGAAACCCTCGCCCACGTGCTCGAACCCGCCGCGACCGACCGCGACCGCGCGCAGGCCTGGCTGCGCCTGCGCGGCTACCGGCCGACCACGCTGCGCATCGATCCGCTGCGGCGCCTCGGCGCACGAGTGGGCAGCGCAAACATCGCCTTCGACGACCACCCCAACGCCCGCCGCTTCACCGACCGCATCGACACGGTGACGGCGGATTCGGTGCTGGAGTGGCTGACGGCGAGCGGGCTGGGGCGGGAGCGGATCACGGTGCGCTGA
- a CDS encoding type II secretion system protein, producing the protein MDIPHKSHAGFTLIELLVVLSIIATLLAIAAPRYFGSLEKSEDTALRQTLAVMRDALDHYYGDTGAYPDSLQALADKRYLRSVPVDPITQRNDSWVIVPPPDGVGGAVGDVRSGAEGNARDGTPYVEW; encoded by the coding sequence ATGGATATCCCGCACAAATCACACGCCGGCTTCACCCTGATCGAGCTGCTGGTCGTGCTGTCGATCATCGCGACCCTGCTGGCGATCGCCGCACCGCGCTACTTCGGCAGCCTGGAAAAATCAGAGGACACCGCGCTGCGCCAGACCCTTGCGGTGATGCGCGACGCGCTCGACCACTACTACGGTGATACCGGAGCCTATCCCGACTCGCTGCAGGCCCTTGCCGACAAGCGCTACCTGCGCAGCGTCCCCGTCGACCCCATCACGCAGCGCAACGACAGCTGGGTGATCGTGCCGCCGCCGGACGGTGTCGGCGGCGCGGTGGGTGATGTACGCAGCGGCGCCGAGGGCAACGCGCGCGACGGGACGCCCTACGTGGAGTGGTAG
- a CDS encoding type IV pilin protein: MRRARGFSLVEVVITVAIVALLASIAMPLAETVVRRGKEQELKSALYRIRDAIDAYKAAADAGQIEKMADASGYPPTLRVLAEGLRDVRDAEGKRIYFLRSIPRDPFAAPELPPEETWGLRAYDSPPDNPRVGADVFDVFSLAPGEGMNGVPYRQW; this comes from the coding sequence ATGCGGCGCGCGCGCGGCTTCTCCCTCGTCGAGGTCGTCATCACGGTGGCGATCGTCGCGCTGCTCGCCAGCATCGCCATGCCGCTCGCCGAGACGGTCGTGCGCCGCGGCAAGGAGCAGGAACTCAAGAGCGCGCTGTACCGCATTCGCGACGCCATCGACGCCTACAAGGCCGCGGCCGATGCCGGCCAGATCGAGAAGATGGCCGATGCCAGCGGCTACCCGCCGACGCTGCGCGTGCTGGCCGAGGGCTTGCGCGACGTGCGCGACGCCGAAGGCAAGCGTATCTACTTCCTGCGCAGCATCCCGCGCGACCCCTTTGCCGCCCCCGAGCTGCCGCCCGAGGAAACCTGGGGACTGCGCGCCTACGACAGCCCGCCCGACAACCCGCGTGTCGGCGCCGACGTCTTCGACGTCTTCTCGCTCGCCCCCGGCGAGGGCATGAACGGCGTTCCCTATCGCCAGTGGTGA
- a CDS encoding type II secretion system F family protein has product MAPPVSLRMLRAGEHAGNLGEMMDHRTAAIHDEEMSLFIEWLVRLFEPVLMTFIGPVIGIIAILMYIPIFELASRTQ; this is encoded by the coding sequence ATGGCGCCCCCGGTGTCGCTGCGCATGCTGCGCGCGGGCGAGCACGCCGGCAACCTGGGCGAGATGATGGACCACCGCACGGCGGCCATCCATGACGAGGAGATGAGCCTCTTCATCGAGTGGCTCGTGCGCCTCTTCGAACCTGTTCTGATGACCTTCATCGGCCCGGTGATCGGCATCATCGCGATCCTGATGTACATCCCGATCTTCGAGCTGGCGAGCCGTACCCAGTGA
- the aas gene encoding bifunctional acyl-ACP--phospholipid O-acyltransferase/long-chain-fatty-acid--ACP ligase, whose amino-acid sequence MLRSLLKPLLRALASLLFRVRVKGSAPVDAARLLVIANHESFLDGLLLGLFLPLDPVFVVHTTVAKKRWFRLMLSLVDYLAVDPTSPMAMKKVVRLLESGRPVVIFPEGRITTTGSLMKTYDGPAFVAARTGATILPVKIDGAARTYFSRMGGRFPRRLFPQLTLSIHPVTRIDVPVAPTARERRRKAGEAMRRIMQEMIFASRPQQTLFEALLDAASIHGRSRRLVEDLKQEEYSYGDLIKMALALGRIVARESGRDEHVGILLPNLAPTLGLVFGLTAFRRIPAMLNYTAGADGMQAACTAAGIRTILTSRAFVEQAKLGDKLAALVVVCPDVRVVYLEDLRAQMGLVDKLWLMLWALRFPRAATHIGSPEDTAVVLFTSGSEGKPKGAVLSHRALLANIAQIRAVVDFSVDDKILNALPLFHSFGLTAGGLLPVLSGANVFLYPSPLHYRVIPELAYDRGCSVLLGTSTFLANYARFAHPYDFYRLRYVIAGAEKLAEPVRQLWFERFGIRIFEGYGATETAPVMAVNTPMAYRTGTVGQFLPGLQARVVPVPGIAQGGMLHVSGPNLMSGYLKVDQPGVLQPSASEAGEGWYETGDVVDIDEDGFVRIVGRVKRFAKIAGEMVSLEAVEKLAAATVPAALHAASTQADAAKGEALVLFTSDRGLTRERLLAAARESGLPELAVPRKIVPVEALPLLGSGKIDYVTLKHWAQAA is encoded by the coding sequence ATGCTCCGATCGCTCCTCAAACCCCTGCTGCGCGCCCTCGCGAGCCTGCTGTTCCGCGTGCGCGTGAAGGGCTCCGCGCCGGTCGACGCGGCGCGCCTGCTGGTGATCGCGAACCACGAGTCCTTCCTGGACGGCCTGCTGCTGGGCCTCTTCCTGCCGCTCGATCCGGTCTTCGTGGTGCATACCACGGTCGCGAAGAAGCGCTGGTTCCGGCTGATGCTGTCGCTGGTGGATTACCTCGCGGTCGATCCGACCAGCCCGATGGCGATGAAGAAGGTCGTGCGCCTGCTCGAATCGGGCCGACCGGTCGTGATCTTCCCCGAGGGACGCATCACCACCACCGGCAGCCTGATGAAAACCTACGACGGTCCGGCCTTCGTCGCCGCGCGCACCGGCGCGACCATCCTGCCGGTGAAGATCGACGGCGCCGCGCGCACCTACTTCTCGCGCATGGGCGGACGTTTCCCGCGCCGGCTGTTCCCGCAGCTCACGTTGAGCATCCATCCGGTCACGCGCATCGACGTGCCCGTTGCGCCGACCGCGCGCGAGCGCCGCCGCAAGGCCGGCGAGGCGATGCGCCGCATCATGCAGGAGATGATCTTCGCCAGCCGCCCGCAGCAGACCCTGTTCGAGGCGCTGCTCGACGCGGCGAGCATTCACGGCCGCTCGCGCCGCCTGGTCGAGGACCTGAAGCAGGAGGAGTATTCCTACGGCGACCTGATCAAGATGGCGCTCGCGCTGGGCCGCATCGTCGCCCGGGAGTCGGGCCGGGACGAGCACGTCGGCATCCTGCTGCCGAACCTCGCGCCGACGCTGGGCCTCGTCTTTGGCCTGACCGCCTTCCGCCGCATCCCCGCGATGCTGAATTACACGGCCGGCGCCGACGGCATGCAGGCCGCGTGCACGGCCGCGGGGATCCGCACCATCCTCACCTCGCGCGCCTTCGTCGAGCAGGCCAAGCTCGGCGACAAGCTCGCGGCGCTCGTGGTGGTGTGCCCGGACGTACGCGTGGTCTATCTCGAAGACCTGCGCGCGCAGATGGGCCTGGTCGACAAGCTGTGGCTCATGCTGTGGGCGCTGCGCTTCCCGCGCGCCGCGACGCACATCGGATCGCCCGAGGATACGGCGGTGGTGCTGTTCACCTCCGGTTCCGAGGGCAAGCCCAAGGGTGCCGTGCTGTCGCACCGCGCCTTGCTCGCGAACATTGCGCAGATCCGCGCGGTGGTTGATTTCTCGGTCGACGACAAGATCCTCAACGCGCTGCCGCTGTTCCACTCCTTCGGGCTGACTGCGGGCGGGCTGCTGCCGGTGCTCTCCGGCGCGAACGTCTTCCTTTACCCCAGCCCGCTGCACTACCGCGTGATCCCCGAGCTCGCCTACGACCGCGGCTGCAGCGTGCTGCTGGGCACCAGCACCTTCCTCGCGAACTACGCGCGCTTCGCCCACCCCTACGATTTCTACCGCCTGCGCTACGTCATCGCCGGCGCCGAGAAGCTCGCCGAGCCAGTGCGGCAGCTGTGGTTCGAGCGCTTCGGCATCCGCATCTTCGAAGGCTACGGCGCGACCGAGACCGCGCCGGTGATGGCGGTGAACACGCCGATGGCCTACCGCACGGGCACCGTCGGCCAGTTCCTGCCGGGACTGCAGGCGCGGGTCGTGCCGGTGCCGGGCATCGCCCAGGGGGGCATGCTGCACGTGTCCGGTCCCAACCTGATGAGCGGCTACCTCAAGGTCGACCAGCCGGGCGTGTTGCAGCCCTCCGCGTCGGAAGCGGGCGAGGGTTGGTACGAGACCGGCGACGTGGTCGACATCGACGAGGACGGCTTCGTGCGCATCGTCGGGCGCGTCAAGCGCTTCGCCAAGATCGCTGGCGAGATGGTGAGCCTCGAGGCAGTCGAAAAGCTCGCCGCAGCCACCGTCCCGGCGGCCCTGCACGCGGCCTCGACGCAGGCCGACGCGGCGAAGGGCGAGGCGCTGGTGCTCTTCACGAGCGACCGCGGCCTCACGCGCGAGCGCCTCCTCGCCGCGGCGCGCGAATCCGGCCTGCCCGAGCTCGCGGTGCCGCGCAAGATTGTGCCCGTGGAGGCACTGCCGCTGCTGGGTTCCGGCAAGATCGACTACGTCACGCTGAAGCACTGGGCGCAGGCCGCCTGA
- the gspG gene encoding type II secretion system major pseudopilin GspG, with protein MLRRLTGTASRGFTLLELLVVLVVLGLLAGLVAPKYFSQLGKSEVKAARAQIEGLVKALDLYRLDTGHYPSTEQGLAALVTHPGNEAKWGGPYLQKAVPADPWGRNYAYVAPGEHGEYDLYSLGKDGQPGGDGENADVTSWE; from the coding sequence ATGCTCCGCCGCCTCACGGGCACCGCCTCGCGCGGCTTCACGCTGCTGGAACTGCTGGTCGTGCTGGTCGTGCTGGGCCTGCTCGCCGGCCTGGTGGCACCAAAGTACTTCAGCCAGCTCGGCAAGTCGGAAGTGAAGGCCGCGCGCGCGCAGATCGAAGGCCTGGTGAAGGCACTTGACCTGTACCGCCTCGACACCGGCCACTACCCCTCGACCGAGCAGGGCCTCGCGGCGCTGGTGACGCACCCCGGCAACGAAGCGAAGTGGGGCGGCCCCTACCTGCAGAAGGCGGTACCGGCGGACCCGTGGGGCCGCAATTACGCCTACGTGGCGCCGGGCGAGCACGGCGAGTACGACCTGTACTCGCTGGGCAAGGACGGCCAGCCCGGTGGCGACGGCGAGAACGCCGACGTCACCAGCTGGGAGTGA
- a CDS encoding YiaA/YiaB family inner membrane protein encodes MQALIRRDTRAWRAQVWISFVLAGLLCAGGLAALPAIALDRAFMVMGYAFCLTSAFVLAKFVRDGEARGDDSPLWRLVVWGGFALAMGLTGWGLWRMEIHPTWKAYLGVSWLYLISSALTLAKTLRDAWEAERAETALHAGAHHEPPAR; translated from the coding sequence ATGCAAGCCCTCATCCGCCGCGACACCCGCGCCTGGCGCGCGCAAGTCTGGATTTCCTTCGTCCTCGCCGGCCTGTTGTGCGCCGGCGGCCTGGCCGCCCTGCCTGCGATTGCCCTCGACCGCGCCTTCATGGTCATGGGATACGCCTTCTGCCTCACCAGCGCCTTCGTTCTCGCGAAGTTCGTGCGCGACGGCGAGGCGCGCGGCGACGACTCCCCCTTGTGGCGCCTCGTCGTGTGGGGTGGTTTCGCGCTGGCGATGGGTCTCACCGGGTGGGGGCTGTGGCGCATGGAGATCCACCCGACCTGGAAGGCCTATCTCGGCGTGAGCTGGCTGTACCTGATCTCCAGCGCGCTGACGCTCGCGAAGACCCTGCGCGACGCCTGGGAGGCCGAGCGCGCCGAAACGGCCCTGCACGCCGGCGCCCATCACGAGCCGCCTGCCCGCTGA
- a CDS encoding cold-shock protein, with the protein MATGTVKWFNDAKGYGFITPDNGGEDLFAHFSAIQGNGFRSLAEGQKVQYDETSGPKGKQAGNIRPL; encoded by the coding sequence ATGGCAACTGGTACCGTCAAGTGGTTCAACGACGCCAAAGGCTACGGCTTCATCACCCCGGACAACGGCGGCGAGGACCTCTTCGCACACTTCTCCGCGATCCAGGGCAACGGTTTCCGCAGCCTGGCCGAAGGCCAGAAGGTGCAATACGACGAGACCTCGGGTCCGAAGGGCAAGCAGGCCGGCAACATCCGCCCGCTCTGA
- a CDS encoding NfeD family protein, protein MTIEWWHWTVIGIALILAELALPSFFLIWFGIAGLAMALVLLVAPALSLTAQLATWTALSLVMVVLWFRVFKPSFHKTRIGTSAGEVIGEVGLLVGAVAPFQRGKVRFQRPLLGAEEWVCLAEDPIPAGERVRVVAVEGSFLKVVKA, encoded by the coding sequence ATGACTATCGAATGGTGGCACTGGACCGTAATCGGCATCGCCCTGATCCTCGCCGAGCTGGCGCTGCCGTCCTTTTTTCTGATCTGGTTCGGCATCGCCGGCCTGGCGATGGCGCTCGTGCTCCTCGTCGCGCCGGCGCTGTCGCTCACCGCCCAGCTCGCGACCTGGACAGCCCTGTCGCTGGTCATGGTCGTGCTGTGGTTCCGCGTGTTCAAGCCCAGCTTTCACAAGACCCGCATCGGCACCTCCGCGGGCGAGGTCATCGGTGAAGTCGGCCTGCTCGTCGGCGCGGTCGCACCGTTCCAGCGTGGCAAGGTGCGCTTCCAGCGCCCGTTGCTGGGTGCCGAGGAGTGGGTGTGCCTCGCCGAAGATCCGATTCCCGCTGGCGAGCGCGTGCGCGTCGTCGCGGTCGAGGGCAGTTTCCTGAAAGTCGTCAAAGCCTGA